CTAACAGGGATCATACAGAAGACCCGGGAGGGATGTCAAGGGGGTACGGAAGAAAAAGAGGATCGTCGGATAAACGGAATACTTTCAGTATGTTGGAACTGGAGCGGGAGGCGGGAGGACCGTTTTACAGCTTCCGGCGGGTGATCTCCTCCTCGAAATATTTCCGGTAGAGGATCTCCCACTCCCGTCCGCCCTCCGGCACCTTGCGGGAAAGCCGCGAGATCCGGTCCCGGGCGAAGGCGTCCACCGCCTCCTCGGCATCGGCGTACGAATCAAGGACCGCCTTGGCCTCCCGGTGCGCCGCCGGTTCGTCCGGGAAATCGGCGAGCCCCCCCTTCTGGAGGGCGTTGCGCAGCCGGTGGGAGAGATGGGAGATGCGGGGATCGGTCAGGCGCACGGCGTTCTCCTCACAGGACGACGTCCCGCTCTTTGGCGAGACGTTCCTTGATCTTCTGGAACAGGATGCGGCTGTTCGCCTCGGTGCCTTCGATCTTCCCGATGTGCTTCTCCAGCA
The nucleotide sequence above comes from Deltaproteobacteria bacterium. Encoded proteins:
- a CDS encoding DUF507 family protein; this translates as MRLTDPRISHLSHRLRNALQKGGLADFPDEPAAHREAKAVLDSYADAEEAVDAFARDRISRLSRKVPEGGREWEILYRKYFEEEITRRKL